Within Flavobacterium pisciphilum, the genomic segment ACAATTTGCAATCCTCCATTTCATTCTTCTCCAGAAGAAGCAAATAAAAGTGCTGTTCGAAAAGTAACAAACCTAGACCCTAAAGCAAATAAAAAAGCAACACCCGTTTTAAACTTCGGAGGTCACAATGCCGAATTATGGTGCGATGGGGGAGAAATTGGATTTATAACACAAATGATTTACGAGAGTGTCAAATATCCAATGCAATGTTTATGGTTTACTACACTAGTCTCTAAAAAAGAAAATCTATCAAGTATCTACAAAACATTAAACAAAGTTAATGCTTCAGTTGTAAAAACTATCGACATGGCACAAGGTCAAAAAACAAGTCGTATCGTAGCTTGGTCATTTCTTACCGAAGCACAGCAAGCAAAATGGAGTTTTAAAAGTGATCTTTAAATTGCATTAGCAATCCAATCACTGAAACACCACTTAAAACATTGTAATTATGTTAGATATAACTAAAAAACTGATACTTTAGTTAGTCTCTTTTTAGTACTTTTAAAAGTAATTGAACTTAGCTCCTATGCAGAAATTATTTTTAAAAGTTATCACCGTTATTTTGCTCGTAGGTTGTAGTGCCACAAAAGAAAAAAAGATTGACGATTATGTTTTTAAAACTAAAAGCGAAAAAACAAAATACATCAATTCTTATAATGCTGCATTAAAACTTTGGAACATTCCTTATCAAGAAGAAAACATAACCACTTCTTATGGTACAGCACATATAATTATTGCAGGTCCAAAAGAGGGTGCCGACTTGGTATTACTTCACGGAATGGATGCCAGCTCAACCATGTGGTTTCCTAATATAAAAGCATTAACAAAGAACCATCGCGTTTATGCAATAGATTTTTTAATGGAAGCTGGAAAATCGCAATCTCCAAAAAAATCGCTTACAAGTGAGGAAATAGTTATTTGGTACAATGAAATTTTCAATCATTATAATCTAAAAAACTTCAGTGTAATTGGTGCATCCCGAGGTGGTTGGATAGCGACATTAATGGCAATCCAAAAAGAAAGTAAAATCAATAAATTGGTATTACTAAGCCCTGCACAAACATTTAAGAATATTGATAAAATGAGAAAAGCGTCATCCGCATTCTTTTTAAAGATTTTTCCAAATGAAAACAAATTCAAAAAGACCTTAGAAACCTTTTCTTATTATCCCGAAAAAATAAATCCTATTTATAAAAAGCAATTCTATTTAGCCAACAAATATTCGAAATCAAATACCAGTTTTTTGCAGATGCAACCTTTTTCAGATGAAGATTTAAAAAAAATAACCATTCCTGTTATGGTTCTCATTGGCGATCATGATGTCATTAACTCTGATGAAAGCATAAAACGAGCTGAAACACTTTTAAAGAATAATAAAACAGAAACTATAAAAAATGCAGGCCATTTTTTAAGTATTGATCAATCCGAAAAAGTAAATAAACTGATTGTCGATTTTTTAAAACAATAAAAATCAGAAGTTCAAAACAAGAATCAAAATTTTAGATTTTTACTTTGTAACTTTACATCCCAACAATTCTAATATATATAAATGAATTTTCAAGTAGCCTCAGATTACAGTCCAAAAGGAGATCAACCGCAAGCAATTGAAAAATTAACCCAAGGTATAATTGATGGTGAAAAATACCAAACCTTACTTGGGGTAACCGGTTCTGGAAAAACATTTACAGTTGCTAACGTTATTCAAGAAGTGCAAAGACCAACTTTGGTATTGGCACACAATAAAACATTAGCAGCACAATTATATTCAGAATTCAAACAGTTTTTCCCAAACAATGCAGTAGAGTATTTCGTTTCATACTATGATTACTATCAGCCAGAAGCTTTTATGCCAGTAACTGGAGTTTTTATTGAAAAGGATTTATCTATTAATGAAGAGTTGGAAAAAATGCGTTTGAGTACAACCTCATCCCTACTCTCTGGACGACGTGATATATTAGTCGTAGCTTCCGTTTCTTGTTTATATGGTATTGGAAATCCTGTAGAATTTCAGAAGAATGTTATCGCAATAGAGCGAGATCAGGTTATTTCGAGAACCAAACTATTACATAGTCTGGTACAAAGTTTATATTCTAGAACCGAAGCCGATTTTATTCCTGGAAGCTTTAGAATAAAAGGAGATACTGTTGAGGTTTACCCTAGCTATGCAGATGATGGATATCGAATTCATTTTTTTGGAGATGAAATTGAAGAAATTGAATCCTTTGATATAAAGACCTCTCAGGTAATCGAGAAATTTAATAAACTTACTATTTACCCAGCTAATATGTTTGTGACATCACCAGATGTACTACAAGGAGCGATATGGCAAATACAGCAAGACTTGGTAAAACAAGTAGACTATTTTAAAGAAATAGGAAAACATCTAGAAGCCAAACGACTAGAAGAACGTACCAATTTTGATTTAGAGATGATTCGTGAACTAGGTTATTGCTCTGGTATCGAAAATTATTCTCGCTATCTTGATGGAAGAGAAGCAGGAACAAGACCGTTCTGTTTGCTTGATTATTTCCCAGATGATTATCTTATGGTGGTTGACGAAAGTCACGTAACATTATCTCAAGTACATGCTATGTACGGAGGAGATCGAAGCCGTAAAGAAAACCTTGTTGAATATGGTTTCCGTTTACCTGCTGCAATGGATAATAGACCTTTAAAGTTTGAAGAATTTGAAGCCATGCAAAACCAAGTAATTTATGTTTCGGCTACTCCGGCAGATTATGAATTACAAAAAACAGATGGTGTATATGTAGAACAAGTAATTCGTCCAACTGGATTATTAGATCCAATTATCGAAGTACGTCCGAGTTTAAATCAAATTGATGATTTAATTGAAGAAATTCAGATACGATGTGAATTAGACGAACGTGTTCTAGTTACCACTTTAACTAAAAGAATGGCTGAAGAATTAGCCAAATATCTAACAAAAGTTAGTATTCGTTGTCGTTATATTCACTCTGATGTAGATACGCTGGAACGTATCGAAATTATGCAAGATTTACGAAAAGGGATTT encodes:
- a CDS encoding alpha/beta fold hydrolase — its product is MQKLFLKVITVILLVGCSATKEKKIDDYVFKTKSEKTKYINSYNAALKLWNIPYQEENITTSYGTAHIIIAGPKEGADLVLLHGMDASSTMWFPNIKALTKNHRVYAIDFLMEAGKSQSPKKSLTSEEIVIWYNEIFNHYNLKNFSVIGASRGGWIATLMAIQKESKINKLVLLSPAQTFKNIDKMRKASSAFFLKIFPNENKFKKTLETFSYYPEKINPIYKKQFYLANKYSKSNTSFLQMQPFSDEDLKKITIPVMVLIGDHDVINSDESIKRAETLLKNNKTETIKNAGHFLSIDQSEKVNKLIVDFLKQ
- the uvrB gene encoding excinuclease ABC subunit UvrB, with translation MNFQVASDYSPKGDQPQAIEKLTQGIIDGEKYQTLLGVTGSGKTFTVANVIQEVQRPTLVLAHNKTLAAQLYSEFKQFFPNNAVEYFVSYYDYYQPEAFMPVTGVFIEKDLSINEELEKMRLSTTSSLLSGRRDILVVASVSCLYGIGNPVEFQKNVIAIERDQVISRTKLLHSLVQSLYSRTEADFIPGSFRIKGDTVEVYPSYADDGYRIHFFGDEIEEIESFDIKTSQVIEKFNKLTIYPANMFVTSPDVLQGAIWQIQQDLVKQVDYFKEIGKHLEAKRLEERTNFDLEMIRELGYCSGIENYSRYLDGREAGTRPFCLLDYFPDDYLMVVDESHVTLSQVHAMYGGDRSRKENLVEYGFRLPAAMDNRPLKFEEFEAMQNQVIYVSATPADYELQKTDGVYVEQVIRPTGLLDPIIEVRPSLNQIDDLIEEIQIRCELDERVLVTTLTKRMAEELAKYLTKVSIRCRYIHSDVDTLERIEIMQDLRKGIFDVLIGVNLLREGLDLPEVSLVAILDADKEGFLRSHRSLTQTIGRAARNINGKAIMYADKITASMQKTIDETDYRRTKQMNFNLEHNQVPQALNKKIDSAFTKNPLVEYELGHTLSEAAEPETAYHSKAELEKLIREKRKSMEKAAKELDFLQAAKLRDDIKKLQEQLP